A stretch of Caenorhabditis elegans chromosome IV DNA encodes these proteins:
- the cdd-2 gene encoding Cytidine deaminase (Confirmed by transcript evidence) yields the protein MAANSLPQDISDVELVHLARAAMKRAHCPYSKFPVGAALLTESGEIVQGCNVENASYGGTICAERSAIVSAVSQGYTKFRAIAVVTELSEPASPCGLCRQFLVEFGDYKVVVGTASNNKILITSTRALLPFAFTPESLDTFEQEKASEAKGLKQDDATEHNVTVVS from the exons ATGGCCGCGAATAGTCTTCCTCAAGATATTTCCGATGTGGAACTAGTTCATTTGGCCCGAGCTGCGATGAAACGGGCACATTGCCCATACAGCAAGTTTCCAGTTGGTGCAGCGCTTCTCACTGAATCTGGGGAAATTGTCCAGG GCTGCAATGTCGAGAATGCTTCATACGGTGGCACTATCTGCGCTGAGCGTAGTGCTATTGTTTCTGCTGTGTCACAAGGATACACGAAATTCCGTGCCATTGCTGTCGTCACTGAGCTCAGCGAACCTGCGTCTCCCTGTGGACTTTGCCGTCAATTTCTAGTTGAATTCGGTGACTATAAA GTTGTTGTGGGAACTGCATCTAACAATAAAATTCTCATCACCTCAACTCGCGCTCTTCTTCCATTTGCTTTCACTCCTGAATCGCTCGACACTTTTGAGCAAGAAAAAGCATCAGAAGCTAAAGGATTAAAGCAAGATGATGCCACGGAGCATAACGTTACAGTCGtctcttaa
- the oef-1 gene encoding C2H2-type domain-containing protein (Confirmed by transcript evidence) — translation MPKSLRKRFVLVSIDDNIEQINAARKLRRYLTNNHLNHIFSSTPEEMKEYLDKLDSGTFNFRETAEEQKSVDPFSEANQPAIQMSSNQEILEKWARGTFAENSDALKLLLEPTNIEEDAVLDDHESENIVNNIPQLFMVNSMDAETPNDSIIVENGKEDQLDMAYCSLCKHEVETGRNRNTKIRKQTEHVLDAHPESEFLNVDIAKRYECVHCLRTLPVSKSPCEHISEHHDKTHVEIEFRDLWSNEQVSTFNSVMEKCFLRHLPVPRSRRIRNGNTWYLSEKASYRIVRGGEIIHISTVADKSKTDNGKESKQSRLDNSERGKPTRSMDSDYDIFDNQDETDSEEGARSESIDTGNKESEPGSLQSVIDLE, via the exons ATGCCGAAATCATTGCGAAAACGGTTTGTACTTGTGAGTATCGATGATAACATCGAACAAATTAATGCTGCACGAAAGCTTCGTCGCtatttg acGAACAATCACTTGAATCACATTTTCTCGTCAACTCCGGAAGAAATGAAAGAATATTTGGATAAATTGGACAGTGgaacttttaattttcgagaaaCAGCCGAGGAACAGAAATCGGTTGATCCGTTTTCGGAAGCAAACCAACCCGCCATTCAGATGTCTTCAAACCAAGAAATATTAGAGAAATGGGCG CGCGGAACTTTCGCCGAAAACTCGGATGCGTTGAAACTTTTGCTCGAGCCAACTAACATCGAGGAAGATGCAGTTTTGGATGATCACGAATCAGAGAACATTGTAAACA ATATTCCGCAATTGTTTATGGTAAACTCAATGGATGCTGAAACACCAAATGACTCGATAATCGTTGAAAACGGAAAGGAAGATCAACTTGATATGGCATATTGTTCG ctgtgCAAGCATGAAGTGGAAACCGGTAGAAAccgaaatacaaaaattaggaAACAGACTGAACATGTTCTAGACGCCCACCCAGAATCGGAATTTCTCAATGTAGACATAGCAAAACGCTATGAGTGTGTCCACTGTTTGAGAACTCTTCCTGTGTCGAAATCACCATGTGAACATATTTCTGAACACCACGATAAAACCCAcgtggaaattgaatttcgtgACTTATG GTCCAATGAGCAAGTGTCAACTTTCAATTCAGTTATGGAAAAATGCTTCTTGCGTCATCTTCCAGTTCCCAGAAGCCGTAGAATTCGAAACGGAAACACCTGGTATCTCTCCGAAAAGGCCTCGTACAGAATTGTTCGAGGAGGTGAAATTATCCATATCAGCACTGTGGCTGATAAAAGCAAAACAGAT aatGGAAAAGAAAGCAAGCAAAGTCGTCTGGATAATTCTGAACGCGGAAAACCTACACGCTCGATGGATTCAGACTatgatatttttgataatcAGGATGAAACTGATTCTGAAGAAGGTGCTCGAAGCGAGTCTATAGATACAGGAAATAAAG AAAGTGAACCTGGCAGTCTTCAGAGCGTCATCGATCTAGAATAG
- the oef-1 gene encoding C2H2-type domain-containing protein (Confirmed by transcript evidence) has translation MPKSLRKRFVLVSIDDNIEQINAARKLRRYLTNNHLNHIFSSTPEEMKEYLDKLDSGTFNFRETAEEQKSVDPFSEANQPAIQMSSNQEILEKWARGTFAENSDALKLLLEPTNIEEDAVLDDHESENIVNNIPQLFMVNSMDAETPNDSIIVENGKEDQLDMAYCSLCKHEVETGRNRNTKIRKQTEHVLDAHPESEFLNVDIAKRYECVHCLRTLPVSKSPCEHISEHHDKTHVEIEFRDLWSNEQVSTFNSVMEKCFLRHLPVPRSRRIRNGNTWYLSEKASYRIVRGGEIIHISTVADKSKTDNGKESKQSRLDNSERGKPTRSMDSDYDIFDNQDETDSEEGARSESIDTGNKVSESEPGSLQSVIDLE, from the exons ATGCCGAAATCATTGCGAAAACGGTTTGTACTTGTGAGTATCGATGATAACATCGAACAAATTAATGCTGCACGAAAGCTTCGTCGCtatttg acGAACAATCACTTGAATCACATTTTCTCGTCAACTCCGGAAGAAATGAAAGAATATTTGGATAAATTGGACAGTGgaacttttaattttcgagaaaCAGCCGAGGAACAGAAATCGGTTGATCCGTTTTCGGAAGCAAACCAACCCGCCATTCAGATGTCTTCAAACCAAGAAATATTAGAGAAATGGGCG CGCGGAACTTTCGCCGAAAACTCGGATGCGTTGAAACTTTTGCTCGAGCCAACTAACATCGAGGAAGATGCAGTTTTGGATGATCACGAATCAGAGAACATTGTAAACA ATATTCCGCAATTGTTTATGGTAAACTCAATGGATGCTGAAACACCAAATGACTCGATAATCGTTGAAAACGGAAAGGAAGATCAACTTGATATGGCATATTGTTCG ctgtgCAAGCATGAAGTGGAAACCGGTAGAAAccgaaatacaaaaattaggaAACAGACTGAACATGTTCTAGACGCCCACCCAGAATCGGAATTTCTCAATGTAGACATAGCAAAACGCTATGAGTGTGTCCACTGTTTGAGAACTCTTCCTGTGTCGAAATCACCATGTGAACATATTTCTGAACACCACGATAAAACCCAcgtggaaattgaatttcgtgACTTATG GTCCAATGAGCAAGTGTCAACTTTCAATTCAGTTATGGAAAAATGCTTCTTGCGTCATCTTCCAGTTCCCAGAAGCCGTAGAATTCGAAACGGAAACACCTGGTATCTCTCCGAAAAGGCCTCGTACAGAATTGTTCGAGGAGGTGAAATTATCCATATCAGCACTGTGGCTGATAAAAGCAAAACAGAT aatGGAAAAGAAAGCAAGCAAAGTCGTCTGGATAATTCTGAACGCGGAAAACCTACACGCTCGATGGATTCAGACTatgatatttttgataatcAGGATGAAACTGATTCTGAAGAAGGTGCTCGAAGCGAGTCTATAGATACAGGAAATAAAG tTTCAGAAAGTGAACCTGGCAGTCTTCAGAGCGTCATCGATCTAGAATAG
- the dif-1 gene encoding Protein dif-1 (Confirmed by transcript evidence) → MSDVLLNFIAGGVGGSCTVIVGHPFDTVKVRIQTMPMPKPGEKPQFTGALDCVKRTVSKEGFFALYKGMAAPLVGVSPLFAVFFGGCAVGKWLQQTDPSQEMTFIQNANAGALAGVFTTIVMVPGERIKCLLQVQQAGSAGSGVHYDGPLDVVKKLYKQGGISSIYRGTGATLLRDIPASAAYLSVYEYLKKKFSGEGAQRTLSPGATLMAGGLAGIANWGVCIPADVLKSRLQTAPEGKYPDGIRGVLREVLREEGPRALFKGFWPVMLRAFPANAACFFGLELTLAAFRYFGIGGHPTPSTEVVPLPHDE, encoded by the exons ATGTCGGACGTTCTTCTGAATTTCATCGCAGGAGGAGTCGGTGGATCATGTACCGTAATCGTCGGACATCCATTCGATACTGTCAAAGTCCGAATTCAAACTATGCCAATGCCAAAACCAGGGGAGAAGCCACAATTTACCGGAGCTCTTGATTGTGTCAAACGAACAGTTTCCAAAGAAGGATTTTTTGCCCTCTACAAAGGAATGGCAGCTCCACTTGTTGGTGTTTCTCcactttttgcagtttttttcggAGGATGTGCAGTTGGAAAATGGCTGCAGCAAACTGATCCAA GCCAGGAGATGACATTCATCCAAAACGCTAATGCTGGAGCTCTTGCTGGAGTCTTCACAACAATTGTGATGGTTCCTGGTGAACGAATCAAGTGTCTTCTTCAAGTTCAGCAAGCTGGATCTGCTGGTTCTGGAGTTCATTACGATGGTCCACTTGATGTTGtcaaaaaactatataaaCAAGGAGGAATTTCATCAATCTACAGAGGAACTGGTGCCACTCTGCTCAGAGACATCCCAGCTTCAGCCGCTTATCTTTCAGTATATGAATatctaaaaaagaaattctcTGGAGAAGGAGCTCAAAGAACATTGTCACCAGGAGCAACATTGATGGCTGGAGGACTTGCTGGTATTGCCAATTGGGGAGTGTGTATTCCAGCTGATGTTCTCAAATCTCGATTACAAACAGCCCCTGAAGGAAAGTATCCAGATGGAATCCGTGGAGTTTTGAGAGAGGTTCTTCGCGAAGAGGGTCCTAGAGCTCTGTTcaag GGATTCTGGCCAGTAATGCTCCGTGCTTTCCCTGCAAACGCTGCCTGTTTCTTCGGACTTGAACTCACGTTGGCTGCCTTCCGTTACTTTGGCATTGGTGGACACCCAACACCATCTACAGAAGTTGTTCCACTCCCACACGAcgagtaa
- the F49E8.6 gene encoding Early nodulin-75-like (Confirmed by transcript evidence), whose translation MPLFGSKKTDKKSGMNEAPSYPKQSAVPPPPQVAHYPMPTYPQGPLVQQNEFYFTSAGQQLQSVPTTTVAFARTDLPGAYDNFCEGFLDGPDFSNRVPDRNIPPAPGSYYFYSHGNSSTPSFAPPYCAPPPGPSSSAPPTLPTSSGNLPPPPTYEQVLSQEVKEKL comes from the exons ATGCCACTTTTTGGAAGCAAGAAAACCGATAAGAAAAGTGGAATGAATGAAGCACCAAGCTATCCGAAGCAAAGT gcCGTTCCACCTCCTCCGCAAGTTGCCCACTATCCGATGCCAACATATCCACAAGGTCCGCTTGTTCAACAAAACGAGTTCTACTTCACCTCCGCTGGCCAACAACTCCAATCGGTTCCAACTACTACAGTCGCATTTGCAAGAACCGATCTGCCTGGGGCTTACGACAACTTCTGTGAGGGATTCCTCGACGGACCAGACTTCTCAAACCGAGTCCCAGACAGGAACATTCCCCCTGCTCCAGGATCGTATTACTTCTACTCG CATGGCAACAGCTCAACCCCGTCGTTCGCCCCTCCCTACTGTGCTCCACCACCAGGTCCATCTTCATCTGCTCCACCAACACTCCCGACGTCTTCAGGCAACCTGCCGCCACCTCCAACCTACGAACAGGTTCTCTCGCAGGAAGtgaaagaaaaactatga
- the F49E8.7 gene encoding BACK domain-containing protein (Confirmed by transcript evidence) — MGKKSKNSVTTQTQWKRLKIDFVERKIDKDDVFFEEVSDEQLNDKIIVPLFTSSGTFEETIGILIQWQEYLKSRSDRLSEVFLSKVNSYFEHIRITLALPFDESKWAELETLTETDLNKTPIFINNIRTSTVSVILHLENLIKSFHLNVKSAEIFPFDSDSFGLPPINCRKILNPLLWMKAGIEKLIQNNCQCDQPPIVPLITLLDLAPKEGHFQELAIASFFLENTAHKLDYSCSDDEKKFLDQIKMKFGTTKVDKLTMVLPDILMAYSEELVERVMPVSYFIPFELFRMMLLSWQPKVLNLRLRTEACSSIEDAARIEWDDEDVFTSTTLFNCPLFDRCEPVCLGDEEIILNCKLIVDCSGSRLFDPMFNEGNVYTAGRDFLVLFPMQTIILKRIVPLKVGSSVKVQLKKQIDYIVNTFFFNASEHQDRVVNYELTFTNSTDVQMSAVKRCIPQVANGRQIGVNLNVEQETRDLFTDHGNSCPGRHMFASFFDSENQVIVDLKVVLAN; from the exons atgggcaaaaaatcgaagaacTCAGTCACCACACAAACTCAATGG AAAAGACTCAAGATTGACTTTGTCGAAAGGAAAATAGACAAGGATgatgtattttttgaagaagtcAGCGACGAGCAATTAAATGACAAAATAATTGTTCCTCTTTTCACAAGCAGTGGAACCTTTGAAGAGACTATCGGGATCTTAATTCAATGGCAA gaatatttgaaatctcGTTCCGACAGACTCAGCGAAGTTTTCCTATCGAAAGTCAATTCATATTTTGAGCACATTCGAATCACGCTTGCTCTACCGTTTGATGAGTCGAAATGGGCAGAATTGGAAACACTGACAGAAACTGATCTCAACAAAACACCGATTTTTATCAACAATATTCGAACATCTACAGTCTCTGTCATACTCCATCTCGAAAATCTTATTAAATCGTTCCATCTGAATGTAAAAAGTGCAGAAATTTTTCCATTCGACTCTGACTCATTTGGGCTCCCACCGATCAATTGCAGGAAGATTTTGAATCCATTATTATGGATGAAAGCAGGAATCGAAAAGttgattcaaaataattgtCAATGCGACCAACCTCCAATTGTTCCACTGATTACATTGCTAGATCTTGCGCCAAAGGAAGGTCATTTTCAGGAATTAGCTATTGCCTCATT CTTTCTAGAGAATACTGCCCATAAACTTGACTATTCATGTTCTGATGACGAAAAAAAGTTCCTGGATCAGATAAAGATGAAGTTTGGAACAACAAAAGTTGACAAATTAACAATGGTTTTACCGGATATTCTGATGGCATACAGCGAAGAGCTTGTGGAAAGAGTGATGCCAGTGTCATATTTCATCCCATTTGAACTCTTCCGTATGATGCTGCTCTCTTGGCAACCAAAAGTATTGAATCTTCGATTAAGAACAGAAGCATGTTCTTCTATTGAAGATGCTGCAAGAATTGAATGGGATGACGAGGATGTTTTCACTTCTACCACTCTTTTCAACTGTCCCTTGTTTGATAGATGCGAACCAGTGTGTCTTGGAGAcgaagaaattattttgaattgcaAATTGATCGTTGATTGCTCAGGAAGTCGTCTTTTTGATCCCATGTTCAACGAGGGGAACGTCTATACTGCTGGCAGAGATTTCTTGGTGTTATTCCCAATGCAAACGATCATATTGAAAAGAATTGTACCATTGAAAGTTGGTTCATCAGTG aaagttcaattgaaaaaacaaatcgaCTACATAGTGAACACATTCTTCTTCAACGCCAGCGAACACCAAGATCGAGTTGTAAACTATGAACTCACATTTACCAACTCTACAGATGTTCAAATGAGTGCAGTGAAAAGATGTATACCACAAGTCGCCAATGGACGCCAAATTGGAGTCAATTTGAATGTTGAGCAAGAAACAAGAGATTTATTCACTGATCATGGCAATTCTTGCCCTGGAAGACATATGTTCGCCAGTTTTTTCGATTCAGAAAATCAGGTTATTGTAGATCTAAAAGTAGTGCTGGCCAATTAA
- the F49E8.8 gene encoding Phosphatidylinositol-glycan biosynthesis class F protein (Confirmed by transcript evidence) produces the protein MLSLPVAARFVTLSWAVFYILAVLFGAPFFSDIIATAVLATALTAVSALPAVFLFDSEERAVEVILQLFSCEGNPTPKESVLLFNSVFAFLGAWAAAAVHPLDWDRWWQRYPLPSLVGCFIGAVIGIFIAITRIFVIKRTAYNKTKKR, from the exons ATGCTTAGTCTACCCGTGGCCGCCAGATTCGTGACTCTTTCTTGGGCGGTGTTTTACATCCTCGCTGTCCTTTTCGGCGCTCCGTTTTTCTCTGATATAATTGCAACCGCTGTACTTGCT aCAGCTCTAACGGCCGTCTCTGCTCTGCCTGCCGTCTTCCTATTCGATTCAGAAGAGCGAGCGGTTGAAGTGATCCTACAATTATTTTCGTGTGAAGGCAATCCAACACCAAAAGAATCAGTTTTACTGTTCAACTCCGTATTCGCTTTTTTGGGTGCTTGGGCAGCAGCTGCTGTTCATCCATTGGATTGGGATCGTTGGTGGCAG CGATACCCTCTTCCTTCCCTCGTCGGTTGCTTTATTGGAGCAGTTATTGGTATTTTTATTGCCATTACCCGGATTTTTGTCATCAAGCGGACCGCTTACAATAAGACTAAAAAACGCTAA